Proteins found in one Panicum hallii strain FIL2 chromosome 4, PHallii_v3.1, whole genome shotgun sequence genomic segment:
- the LOC112890361 gene encoding uncharacterized protein LOC112890361 encodes MIFKVVDFEGSYHAILGHPCYAKFMAVPNYTYLKLKMQGPNDAIMVSGSFEQVYACGRKHFELATSIANSAELQKLHRMVEEGTPDCNEPSPSNTFHPVEDAKAIGFDPNDRNKTVQIGTQLSAK; translated from the coding sequence ATGATCTTCAAGGTGGTGGACTTTGAGGGATCGTACCACGCCATCCTTGGGCATCCGTGCtatgccaaattcatggcagtccCCAACTACACCTACCTCAAACTGAAGATGCAAGGACCGAACGACGCCATTATGGTGAGCGGTTCCTTCGAGCAGGTGTACGCCTGCGGTCGCAAGCACTTCGAGCTCGCCACCTCCATCGCCAACTCCGCCGAGCTCCAGAAGCTTCACCGGATGGTGGAGGAGGGCACTCCCGATTGCAATGAGCCGTCCCCGTCCAACACCTTCCACCCGGTCGAGGACGCCAAGGCAATCGGGTTCGACCCCAATGACCGGAACAAGACCGTGCAAATCGGGACGCAACTTTCGGCCAAATAG